Below is a genomic region from Deinococcus koreensis.
GTTCCTGTGCATCGACGGCTACGCCCCCACGGCCCGCCTCAGCGACGTGCTCGGTCAGGGCGGCCTGATCGCGGTGGCCGATGCCGACGCACCGGCGGGGGTCGTCTGGCCCGATGCGCCGTACAAGAACACGGTGCTGGGGGCCGGGAACATCGGCAACTACCTCGTGTGGCGGGCGGCCAGCTTTCCGGCCAAGCCGCAGCCCTGGGGCCTGGACACGGTCTACATCCTGCCGGCGAACGCCAACCTGAGCAAGTAGGCCTGGGCTCGGGCTGCCTGGGCTGCGCCCCCGCCGGGGAGTTCTGTCCTGGGGGCAACCCCCACGCCCATTCCGGCGTATAAGGAGGTATGAGCAAGCCGGTCAAGCAGGGCACCGTCATCACTACCCGGCCCGCGGGGGGGGAGCTGGCGCCGAGCCGGGTCTCGGGCGGACACATCGCGCTGGTCACGGGCGGCAGCCTGCTGGGCCTGGTCGTGCTGGCGGGCGCGGCGGTGGCGCTGTTCAATGTGGCCCTGACCACCGTGACCTTCCTGGCCTTCGGGGTGGCGGCGCTGGCCGTGCTGCTGCTGATGCCGGCGCTGCTGCAGGCCCTGAACGCCGGGCGGGTGCGCGCCCGGGAGGAGGTCGCGCGGGCCATGCCGCTGGAAACCTTGATCGTGCAGCGCCGGCAGTTCGAGGAACTGATCACGGCCAAGGCCGGGCAGCTGCAGGCCGCCAACGGGCATCTGGCCGATTTCCAGCGCCTGATCGACGCCAACCGGGGCGACATGGACGCCGCCGATACGGCGCGCTGGGAGGCCGACCTGCAGGTCAGCAAGGAGGCCTTCGCCCGCGCGCAGACCCACCTGACGGACCTGCGGGCCGATCTGGCGGAATTCGACCGGCAGATCCGCAAGGCGCGCATCGACACGCAGCTGGCGCAGGCGAAGGGCAACGTGGCCGCCGCGCTGCAGCAGGCCAACCTGAGCGCCGAGGATCAGCACGTCACGGAAAGTGCGCTCTCCGAGATCGCGCGCCGGGCGGGCCGCAACGCCGAGCTGCTGGATCAGGCGCTGGCGGCCGGCGAGGACAGCAGCCGCGCGGGCCGGGGCTCGGCCCAGGGGCCGGCGGCATGAACCGTTCCCGCGTGATCGGCCTCCTGCTGTTCGTGATCCTGCTGGGCTGCGTGGCCGTGATCGCGCTCGATCAGCTGGGAATGTTCGGCGGCCCACAGACCGTCAGTGCCCCTGCATCCAACCCAGCCACCCCGAATCCACTGCCGGGCACGCCGTCGACCGGCGACGGGTACGGCGACCTCAAGTAGATCTCGTGTCATCTGCCCAAGTGCGCCCTGGAGGCTCCCCGTGAAACGAATGCTCTGTTTGCTGCTCGCCGGTGTGCCGCTGGCCCAGGCGCAGCCCGTCTTCCTGAATGTCGCCACCGGCAGCAAGACCGGCACCTACTCCGCCATGTTCCGGAACATCGGGGTGGTCTGCACCCAGAGCGCGTATCTCAAGGAGCGCGGTACCAGCGGGAGCCTGGAGAACATCGACCTGCTGCTCAGCAACGAGGTCTCGCTGGCCTTCGTGCAGAGCGACGTGCTCAAGGCCAAGGAGCAGATCGACCAGGACGCCCGGGTCGCCAACATCCGGGCGCTGCTGCCGCTGCACAACGAGGAAGTCCACCTGTTCGCCAGGCCGCCCGTGGTCAAGAAGAACATCTTCGGCAAGACCACCACGACGGGTGTGGCCACCTTCGCCGACCTGAAGGGCAAACGGGTGGCGGCCTGGGGGGGCAGCCTGATCACGGCCAAGGTGCTGAGCGCCAAACTGGCCGTGCCCTACAGCATCGTGAGCGTGAAAGACCGCGACGCCGCCCTGGCCGCGCTGAACGCCGGGCAGGTCGACGCGGTGCTGGCCGTGGTGGGCCAGCCGGCGGCCTGGGTCAAGGAGCTGAGCGGCGTGAATCTCGTGCCGGTGCCCTACACGGCCGCCCTGAATGGCGTCTATTCCTCGGCCAAGCTGCTCTACCCCAACCTGGGCGCGGGCAGCGTGCCCACCGTGGCGGTGCAGAGCGTCCTGGCCACCCGCGACTTCAAGACGCCCGAGCGCAAGAACATCCTGCTCAAGTACCAGCAGTGCGCTCTGAGCCGGCTCGTGAACCTGCAGGAGGACGAGGGGATGCACCCCAAGTGGCAGGAAGTGACCTTCAAGACCTGGCCCTGGCCGCAGTACAAGTAGGGGAGGGGCGCCCAGGGCAGAGAGCAGAGGGCTGAAGGTGAACACTGGGGCCGCTTCCGGGGTGGGGCGGCCTCTGCCGTTCAGCGTGGGCTGCGTTCGTCTGCTGGGGCGCCCAGGAAGCTGTTGATGGTGTGGGACAGAGACGAGCCGGGGGTGGCGCCCTCGCCGGGAAGCTGGAAGGTCAGCACGGCCAGGGTGCAGGGGTGGCCCTGGGGGCTGTGGCCCTCGGCGGCGGCCTCGGCGAGCAGGGCGCTGAGGGCGCGGGCCAGCCGCTGGTAGCGCTCGGGGGAGAGGCGCAGGCTCAGGGCGTCCAGGTGGGTGGGGTGCGCCTCCAGGCCCAGCGCGTCGGGCTCGCAGGGAGTCGTGGCGGGGCGGGCGGCCGAGCCGAAGCCGAACACGTCTTCCTCGCCCTCGTGCATGGCCGCCCAGGAGCGCTCGTAGGCGCGCATGAAGCCTTCGCCCAGCTCGCGCATGTCGGCGCTGCCGTTGCCCTGCAGATCGCCCGGCGGCCGCAGCCGGCTGGGCACGCGGAACTCCTGCGCACAGAGCTGGTAGTAGACCCGCCCGCCCTCCCGTCGCTGCTCGAACAGCAGGCCAGCGTCGGCGAGCTTGCGGGCGTGGTGGTGCGCCAGATTGGGGGCCATGTCCACGCGGGCCGCGACCTCGCTGGGCGAGCGGGGGTCGATGAACTGGGCCAGGAAGCTTCTCTCCTGCTGCAGCAGCCGGGCCAGATTCGCGTCCTGTATGCGCCGCACTTCCACCTGGGATGAGGTCATGCCGCCAGTGTGCCGGGGCGCGTTTCAGTCTGCCACCGGCCCCGCTGAAAGGCCGGTTCAACCCCACCTGAAGAGGGTGGGCGCCGGCCCTCAGCCATCGTCAGCTTGCGCGTGCTACGACTACGTCCATGACGTTCCGTGTCCCTCTGATAGCCGCCCTGCTCAGTGTTTCCGCCCAGGCCGCGCCGGCCGCTCCCGATGTGGAGCGCGCGGCGATGCGGGTGGCGCAGACGCTGGACGGAGTGCTGCGGAACTGCCCCGCCACCTTCTCAAAGGTCGGCACCGCCACCAAGCGCTGTGTGGGCAGCAGCCTGAACGTGGAGCAGGTACGCGTGAAACTGGGCGCGGCGCTGGGCGGCGACCTGTACGGGGTGTGGCGCAGCCGCGACGAGCAGCGCAGCGTCTACAACTGGATCCGGACGTCGGCCGGTTACGTGTACCTGCGCCTGCAGGCCGACCCGGACGGCCGCGCGAGAACCCTGGTGTACCTGGACGTGCCGCTGGACAGCTCCCTGACGGCGGCGCCCACCTCCACCTCGCCCGCCGGCACAGGCAACGGCAGCACCCAGACCGGCAGCACCCAGATCGGCAGCGTCACCCTGACCCCGGCCGATCCCAAGGCGCCAGGGAAGGGAGACCCCACCGCAGCCGCGCCCTCCCCGGGCGTGCCGGCGTCGACCCAACCAGCCAGACCCGAGCCGGCCAAAACTGAGCCAGCCAGACCCGAGCCAGGCAGCACCGAACCCCCGAGAAGCGACCCGGGCACCCGTGCCGACCCGGCCGCCCCGGCACCCGGCGTGGCGCCCGTGCCCTTCCGGCGGGTGCTGCAACTGCAGGCCAAGCGCCAGAGCGGCCCCGACGTGGCGGCGGTGCAGAACCGGCTGATCAGCCTGATGCGGCCCATGCCGGCCGGCCGGGGCGACGGCTGGTACGGGCCGGTCACGGCGGCGACAGTGCGCGCCTTCCAGCGGGCCAATGGGCTCGCGCCGACCGGCCGGGTCGACCAGCGCACCTGGGACATGCTGTTCTCGCCGGCCGCGAAAACCTTCGCCCCGCCGAACCCGGCCTGACCCTGGGTGGGCCAACTGGTGTGACACCGCTGCCAGAACGCAGGTGGTATGTGTAGGAGATGAACGTGTGGACGCTCGCAGGCTCGTGGTGCTCCGGGGGCGCCATCCAGGCCGGTCGCTGGCTTCGGCACAGTCTCGCTCGCCAGGACGCGGTGCTCGGGCTTCTGAAGCTGCACATGGGCCCAGGGTACCTACCGGCACCGAACCTGCGTTTTTCGCCGACCCAGCCGTGCTGGACGCCGGAGCGGGGCCGCTGGAATCCAGCCCAGCGGGGCTGCGCCGCTCCCGCAGGATCCGCTCAGTCCCGCTTTGTGAGTGCTGGACGGCCATTCTCACCTTCTGCCCCCACACAATGGGTCGGTATGAAGCGGTCTGCCATCCTGCTCTCATCTGGGCTCCTGCTCGCCCTGCCGGTCACGGCGGCGGCCCAATCGGGCGTCCCTCCGCAGAATGTGGGCACGGCGGCCCAGCAGATCCCGGCGGGGACGCCCGTGCCCCTCAACCTGACCGGCATGCAGAGCGCGACCTTCGGCTCGCCCCGCATCAGTTCCGACGGCAGCTCGACCCGGGTGGTCTTCGACCTGCTGCCCGGCGTGGCCTATACCCTCAGCCCCACCTTCAGTGGCCTGCGCCTGGACGTGCAGGGCGCGCGTGTCCTGCCCTCCGTGGCGGCCCGGGTGGGCAGCAGCGTCACCGAGTACCGGGCGGGCGGCGGACAGGTCACGCTGATCACGCCGTTTCCGCTGTCCATGACCGAGGGCTGGCGGGCCAGCGAGGCCACCCTGGCGACCGGGGCGCGCGTGCTCATCGTGGAGATCAGCCCCACCCTGAGCGGCGGCGCCAGTCCCGCTCTGCGGGGCGCCGTGCGCGCCTCGGTGCCGGTCACGGCCGACGCTCAGGCCGTGCTGAACGCGCCCCTGTCGCCGCCACCGTCGGAGGCGACCGGCGCGCCCCCCACGGGGTCTGCCGCGGCGCGTGCCCCCGCGGCCTCCAGCGCACCTCCAGCTCCCGCTCCCGCCGAGGCTCCCCGCGCTGTGGACAGCCTGCCGCCCGGCGACTCCGTGGTGCCGGGCCGCAGCGGCGCGGCGCTGCCTCCAGCCCCGGCCCTGCCCGGCGACAACACGGATATCCCCAGCCAGCTGAGCGGCCGGGTGGGCGGGCAGAGTGAGGCGGGCCAGCTGCTCGCCCCGCCCAGGATCGGCAAGAACCCGGGCCAGACGCGGGTGGTGTTCGACCTGCCGCCGGGCACGACCTACCGGCTGGTGCCGGGCGCCGCCGGCCTGCGGCTGGAACTCGCCGGGGTGGAGGCCAGCCCGCAGCAGGGCCAGAACCTCAGCCCGGAACTGCGCTCCTGGCGCTTTGATCCCGTTCCCGGGGGCGCGGCCGTGACCCTGACCACCGCCACGCCCACCAGCGAGCGCAGCGGCTGGCGGGCCGAACTGCTGCCGCCCGCCAGCGGCACCCGGTCGCGGCTGGTGATCGACCTGTCGCCGGCTCTGGCCGACCTGAGCCCGGTGCCCCCCAGCCAGCGCGTGATCGCGGCGGTGCCGCCCGTGCCCGGCACCAGCGGTCTGGCCATCCTGGCCCTGAGCGCCAGCTACGTGAAACCCCGCGTGGTGATCGACCCCGGTCACGGCGGCAAGGACGGCGGCGCGGTCGGCAGCGTGGTGGAAAAGCAGGTGACCCTGGACGTGGCCCTGCGGGTGCGTGACCTGCTGCGCGCCGCCGGGGTGGACGTGGTGCTCACCCGCGACACCGACCGCGCCCTGCACGCCACCAAGAGCACCGATCTGGAGATGCGCGCCGGCACGGGCACGCCGGGCACCCAGCTGTTCGTGAGCATCCACGTCAATGCCATGGAGGCCCGGACGGCGCTGCGGGGCTACGGCGTGGAGACTTGGTGGAACCCCAACCATCCGCTGTCGAGCACGCTGGCCAGTGTGCTGCAGCGCAACGTGGTGGGCATGACCGGCGCCTTCAACCAGGGCCTCAAGTCCGGGCAGTCGCTGTCGGTGCTCCGCAACAGCCGGATTCCGGCGGCGCTGGTCGAGATCGGCTACACCAGCCACCCGGTCGATGGTCAGAACCTCAGAGACAGCAACTATCTGGATCGGGTGGCGGTCGGGATCGCCCAGGGCATCCGCGAGGCGCTGGTCTCCGGCGTCGCGGCCAATGGGGTCGGCAGCGCCGGCGGCGCCGGCAAGTAGGGCCGTGGCGGCGCCCGACTCCCCGCCCGCCGCGTTCCGGAGCCGCATCCTGGAGCTGGTGGGCCGCATTCCCAGCGGCCGGGTCATGACCTACGGCCAGCTGGCGCTGCTGGCCGGCAATCCGGGAGCGGCGCGCCAGGCGGGCTTCGTCATGAACGGCCTGATGGGCGGCACGGAATTGCCCTGGCACCGGGTCATCAACGCTCAGGGCCGCGTGAGCACCCACAAGGTCGGCTTCGGCGATATGCAAGAAGGCCTGTTGAGGGCCGAGGGGATCGTGCTGGACGCCTCGGGCCGCTGCGACCTGAAGGCGCTGCAGTGGTGGCCGGACGAGTCTCGTGAGGCCCCGCCCGAACCTCTGTTCTGACCCCCGGCCGGGCCGGCGTGAGCCCCACTTTTATCGGTTCCGCATGAAGGCCACCTCAGTTAAATGTCCCTCTGGGCCGGCGTATGCTGGCCCTATGAAGTCTGTACGCAAGAGCCGCTGGATCGCCGGTGACGTGATGTCCTGGGCCCTGGGCGTCACCCTGGGCCTGATCCTGGGAGTCGGCCTGCTGATCGGGGTGCCGCGTCTGATGAGCAAGCCGGTGGCCCCGGCCGATTCCCCGTCCGTCTCGGGCACCTCGTCGGAACAGAGCACCCAGGGCTCGGCCGGCGGGGGCATGGCCGGGGGCGATATGGCCGGCCCCGGCGCCGCGAGCGGGGGAGCGGCCGAAAACGGCGCAGCCTCGGGCCAAGCCGCTGCGGGCTCGTCCAGTGCGGGTTCGTCGGGTGCGGGCGCATCAGGCCAGACGGCAGCGGGGCAGTCCGGCGCGGGCGAGATGGGCTCGGCCCCGGCCGGCGGATCGGACAACGCGGGGGCCGGGTCGCAGGGCGCTGGGAGCGGGGGGGTGCAGGGGAACGCCTCGGACTCCGCCGGCGCGGGCAAGAGCACTTCTGGAAGCGGCAGCGCCGGTATGGGCAACGACGTGCAGGGCGACGCTCCGGCCGAGAGCGGCGTGGACTCCACCGCGACGGGCTCCG
It encodes:
- a CDS encoding N-acetylmuramoyl-L-alanine amidase, giving the protein MKRSAILLSSGLLLALPVTAAAQSGVPPQNVGTAAQQIPAGTPVPLNLTGMQSATFGSPRISSDGSSTRVVFDLLPGVAYTLSPTFSGLRLDVQGARVLPSVAARVGSSVTEYRAGGGQVTLITPFPLSMTEGWRASEATLATGARVLIVEISPTLSGGASPALRGAVRASVPVTADAQAVLNAPLSPPPSEATGAPPTGSAAARAPAASSAPPAPAPAEAPRAVDSLPPGDSVVPGRSGAALPPAPALPGDNTDIPSQLSGRVGGQSEAGQLLAPPRIGKNPGQTRVVFDLPPGTTYRLVPGAAGLRLELAGVEASPQQGQNLSPELRSWRFDPVPGGAAVTLTTATPTSERSGWRAELLPPASGTRSRLVIDLSPALADLSPVPPSQRVIAAVPPVPGTSGLAILALSASYVKPRVVIDPGHGGKDGGAVGSVVEKQVTLDVALRVRDLLRAAGVDVVLTRDTDRALHATKSTDLEMRAGTGTPGTQLFVSIHVNAMEARTALRGYGVETWWNPNHPLSSTLASVLQRNVVGMTGAFNQGLKSGQSLSVLRNSRIPAALVEIGYTSHPVDGQNLRDSNYLDRVAVGIAQGIREALVSGVAANGVGSAGGAGK
- a CDS encoding peptidoglycan-binding domain-containing protein; this translates as MTFRVPLIAALLSVSAQAAPAAPDVERAAMRVAQTLDGVLRNCPATFSKVGTATKRCVGSSLNVEQVRVKLGAALGGDLYGVWRSRDEQRSVYNWIRTSAGYVYLRLQADPDGRARTLVYLDVPLDSSLTAAPTSTSPAGTGNGSTQTGSTQIGSVTLTPADPKAPGKGDPTAAAPSPGVPASTQPARPEPAKTEPARPEPGSTEPPRSDPGTRADPAAPAPGVAPVPFRRVLQLQAKRQSGPDVAAVQNRLISLMRPMPAGRGDGWYGPVTAATVRAFQRANGLAPTGRVDQRTWDMLFSPAAKTFAPPNPA
- a CDS encoding c-type cytochrome, yielding MKSVRKSRWIAGDVMSWALGVTLGLILGVGLLIGVPRLMSKPVAPADSPSVSGTSSEQSTQGSAGGGMAGGDMAGPGAASGGAAENGAASGQAAAGSSSAGSSGAGASGQTAAGQSGAGEMGSAPAGGSDNAGAGSQGAGSGGVQGNASDSAGAGKSTSGSGSAGMGNDVQGDAPAESGVDSTATGSVAAGTASAPGSDSDSMSGAPAADGNAGTQAGEGQAGTNAAGDPKAGQTLFVANCAGCHGPQAQGGIGPNLTTADGPKAWTDAQFLTTLREGRTPERELAPTMPRFSSEQLSDGDVANIHAWIKSLN
- a CDS encoding winged helix-turn-helix domain-containing protein, with the translated sequence MTSSQVEVRRIQDANLARLLQQERSFLAQFIDPRSPSEVAARVDMAPNLAHHHARKLADAGLLFEQRREGGRVYYQLCAQEFRVPSRLRPPGDLQGNGSADMRELGEGFMRAYERSWAAMHEGEEDVFGFGSAARPATTPCEPDALGLEAHPTHLDALSLRLSPERYQRLARALSALLAEAAAEGHSPQGHPCTLAVLTFQLPGEGATPGSSLSHTINSFLGAPADERSPR
- a CDS encoding TAXI family TRAP transporter solute-binding subunit, with amino-acid sequence MLCLLLAGVPLAQAQPVFLNVATGSKTGTYSAMFRNIGVVCTQSAYLKERGTSGSLENIDLLLSNEVSLAFVQSDVLKAKEQIDQDARVANIRALLPLHNEEVHLFARPPVVKKNIFGKTTTTGVATFADLKGKRVAAWGGSLITAKVLSAKLAVPYSIVSVKDRDAALAALNAGQVDAVLAVVGQPAAWVKELSGVNLVPVPYTAALNGVYSSAKLLYPNLGAGSVPTVAVQSVLATRDFKTPERKNILLKYQQCALSRLVNLQEDEGMHPKWQEVTFKTWPWPQYK
- a CDS encoding MGMT family protein, coding for MAAPDSPPAAFRSRILELVGRIPSGRVMTYGQLALLAGNPGAARQAGFVMNGLMGGTELPWHRVINAQGRVSTHKVGFGDMQEGLLRAEGIVLDASGRCDLKALQWWPDESREAPPEPLF